In Desulforamulus hydrothermalis Lam5 = DSM 18033, a genomic segment contains:
- a CDS encoding DUF503 domain-containing protein: MIVGLLTVELHIGGAVTLKDKRRVIKSIVERVRSRYNVSIAEVADQDLWQRATLGVAAVSTSTGHVNRMLETVLKSIQANREADLINYWMEIM; the protein is encoded by the coding sequence TTGATCGTTGGCTTGCTGACTGTAGAATTGCATATTGGCGGAGCCGTTACCCTTAAGGATAAAAGGAGAGTTATCAAAAGCATTGTTGAGCGGGTACGCAGCAGATATAATGTTTCTATTGCGGAAGTGGCTGACCAGGATCTTTGGCAGCGGGCTACCCTTGGGGTGGCCGCAGTAAGCACTTCAACCGGCCATGTTAACCGGATGTTAGAAACAGTTTTAAAATCAATTCAGGCCAACAGGGAAGCGGACTTAATTAATTACTGGATGGAGATAATGTGA
- a CDS encoding CGGC domain-containing protein, translated as MKRVAIFTCKKIRDISCVACLKCFKAAELKDGEFGRHNDEVKIVAMTNCGDCPGLVMPRAQLLLEQADYLECDIDAVHIGTCMVKAVQTAGCPVDLDGLKKKLESKFKEVIVGTHNY; from the coding sequence ATGAAAAGAGTTGCTATTTTTACCTGCAAAAAAATTAGAGATATTAGCTGTGTAGCTTGCCTCAAATGTTTTAAAGCCGCTGAATTAAAAGACGGAGAGTTTGGCCGTCACAACGATGAAGTTAAAATTGTGGCGATGACCAACTGCGGAGACTGTCCCGGCTTGGTTATGCCGCGTGCGCAACTTTTGTTGGAACAGGCTGACTATCTGGAGTGTGATATTGACGCTGTGCATATTGGCACTTGTATGGTTAAAGCAGTACAAACTGCCGGCTGTCCCGTTGACCTGGACGGTCTTAAAAAGAAACTGGAAAGCAAATTTAAAGAAGTAATTGTTGGTACCCATAATTATTAA
- a CDS encoding MFS transporter: MSSKQQGCKGKHVAWAPLAALRHRNFRLFYAGQMISVIGFWMQNVAQAWVVLELTDSPFLLGLVTFVQFVPNLVFSLAAGVFADRFPRRKLVIGTQTGFMLTALLLTVLSGLGALRYWHILLISSLMGILHALDIPTRQAFLVEMVGREDLSNAIALNSSMFNAARVLGPACGGLVLAKYGATACFFINAVSYLFVIGGLLAMSIKQRIHPSSAKNMLSQIKDGIFYIKNTPNVRIPMTLLASVSISAMNFGVLVPVFARTVLGQGPDGFGMLVSSLGVGSLAGALILVVLGSNYNQFKFLWAGAAGLSLCQIMLGQVQFFWPAALLLAGAGWSMVSLSASVNSIIQMQVPDDLRGRVMSVYSLSFIGLSSIGGMLAGAVARWFGAATAFTGGGLLALLATIWLAKHWRAKAYS, from the coding sequence ATGAGCAGCAAACAGCAGGGTTGTAAAGGAAAACATGTGGCGTGGGCCCCCTTAGCGGCCCTCAGGCACCGGAACTTCCGCCTGTTCTATGCCGGACAAATGATTTCGGTGATTGGCTTTTGGATGCAGAATGTAGCTCAGGCCTGGGTTGTATTGGAACTGACCGATTCACCCTTTTTATTGGGACTGGTAACTTTTGTCCAGTTTGTACCAAACTTGGTTTTTTCTCTGGCAGCCGGTGTGTTTGCCGACCGCTTTCCCAGAAGAAAGTTAGTTATCGGTACACAGACAGGCTTTATGCTTACGGCTTTACTGTTAACTGTATTAAGCGGCCTGGGAGCACTTCGGTACTGGCATATCCTTCTCATAAGTTCCTTAATGGGGATACTTCATGCTCTTGATATTCCGACCAGGCAGGCTTTTTTGGTGGAAATGGTAGGTCGTGAGGATTTAAGCAACGCCATTGCTTTAAACTCATCAATGTTTAATGCCGCCAGGGTGCTGGGGCCGGCTTGTGGGGGACTGGTACTGGCTAAATATGGTGCAACCGCTTGCTTTTTTATTAATGCAGTCAGTTACTTGTTTGTAATCGGCGGCCTGCTGGCCATGTCAATCAAGCAGAGGATACACCCATCGTCTGCCAAAAATATGTTGAGTCAAATTAAAGATGGCATTTTTTATATAAAAAACACTCCGAATGTCCGTATTCCCATGACGCTACTGGCTTCTGTAAGTATTTCCGCCATGAATTTCGGGGTATTGGTGCCTGTTTTTGCCCGTACTGTTTTAGGGCAGGGACCGGACGGATTTGGTATGCTGGTGTCATCTTTGGGGGTTGGTTCCCTGGCGGGAGCGTTGATCTTAGTGGTCTTGGGCAGCAATTACAACCAGTTTAAATTTCTCTGGGCGGGTGCTGCAGGGCTGTCATTATGTCAAATCATGCTGGGGCAAGTGCAGTTTTTCTGGCCAGCGGCATTACTTCTGGCGGGAGCCGGCTGGAGTATGGTAAGCCTGAGCGCTTCCGTAAACAGTATTATCCAAATGCAGGTGCCGGATGATCTGCGTGGCCGGGTAATGAGCGTTTACTCGTTGTCCTTTATTGGCTTATCTTCCATTGGGGGTATGCTGGCGGGGGCGGTGGCCAGATGGTTTGGGGCAGCAACTGCTTTTACAGGCGGGGGCTTGCTGGCGCTGCTGGCAACCATATGGTTGGCCAAACACTGGCGGGCCAAAGCGTACTCCTAA
- a CDS encoding DegV family protein, which translates to MPAVRIVTDSTADLPEELYQKHDISRVPLKVLIGQEVYRDGVDISTRQFYQYLQQGETAGTSQPSPGEFAQLFASLTADGSQVLCLTLSSHFSGTYQSARVAAGMVNGTVEVIDTKSATRGVGLLAMAAAQAAAKGKTLQEIKDLVYDLIPKMRVFFLVDSLQYLERGGRIGKAQAFLGTLLNIKPLLCVKEGIVHPYEKVRGKNKGLERIIQIAEQDTAGAEIICAVLDGNDPAARAVLYQKARERLNCREIWQGNIGPVIGSHVGPGVSGIIYYRA; encoded by the coding sequence ATGCCAGCAGTACGCATTGTTACAGACAGTACGGCTGATTTGCCGGAAGAATTATATCAAAAACATGATATTAGCAGGGTGCCACTAAAGGTATTAATAGGTCAGGAAGTATATCGAGACGGAGTTGATATTAGTACAAGGCAGTTTTATCAATACTTACAGCAAGGGGAGACGGCAGGGACATCACAGCCATCTCCCGGTGAGTTTGCCCAACTTTTTGCATCTTTGACAGCGGACGGTTCCCAGGTGTTATGCTTGACTTTATCCAGCCATTTCAGCGGTACATATCAGTCCGCCAGGGTAGCCGCCGGCATGGTAAACGGCACGGTGGAAGTGATTGATACCAAATCCGCTACCAGGGGAGTCGGTTTGCTGGCTATGGCTGCGGCCCAAGCGGCAGCCAAGGGCAAGACACTGCAAGAGATAAAAGACCTGGTTTATGATTTGATTCCCAAAATGCGTGTATTTTTTTTAGTTGATTCTTTACAATACCTTGAGCGGGGCGGCCGTATCGGTAAGGCTCAGGCCTTTCTCGGCACTTTGCTTAATATTAAACCTCTCCTTTGTGTCAAGGAGGGCATTGTTCACCCTTATGAAAAAGTTAGGGGTAAAAACAAAGGATTGGAAAGAATTATCCAGATTGCTGAGCAAGATACTGCCGGTGCTGAAATAATATGTGCCGTTCTTGACGGCAATGACCCGGCAGCCCGGGCGGTTTTGTATCAAAAGGCCAGGGAGCGGCTTAATTGTCGTGAAATATGGCAGGGCAATATCGGACCGGTGATCGGTAGTCATGTGGGGCCGGGGGTAAGCGGTATTATTTATTACAGGGCGTAG